The Salinispora tropica CNB-440 genome has a window encoding:
- a CDS encoding NADH-quinone oxidoreductase subunit M: protein MSDFPFLSVLTVAPLVGALVVAVLPRRRPELAKQVALGWSLLVLVLSVVMWVTWQTGGDRFQFRESYPWIPNWGVNFTFAADGIALVMLMLIALLVPLVILASWHDAESSKRSVPVYFALLLVLECTMIGVFAAADVFLFYVFFEVMLVPMYFLIGSYGGHQRQYAAVKFFLYSLVGGLFMLAAVIGLWVVGGKTFDWVALSQVDISTGAERWLFLGFFVAFAIKAPFFPFHTWLPDAGGAAPAGAAALLVGVLDKVGTFGILRYCLPLFPDAAKWFAPWALALGVIGIIYAALLAVGQNDLKRLVSYTSIAHFGFIGIGIFAFTSQAATGAVLYMVNHGLATGLLFLVVGMLVARRGSALISDFGGAGKLVPLLAGVLFFAGLASLALPGTAPFISEFLVLIGTFSVNKPVAVIATVGIILAAAYVLWMVQRTTQGTLNPALTEVEGMKRDLNLREKVVVAPLVALIVLLGFYPKPVTDVINPAVQATMQDIGKTDPAPSAGTPQEASR from the coding sequence ATGTCCGACTTCCCGTTTCTCTCGGTGCTCACCGTGGCGCCGCTGGTCGGTGCCCTGGTGGTCGCCGTCCTGCCCCGCCGCCGGCCGGAGCTGGCCAAACAGGTGGCGCTCGGCTGGTCACTGCTGGTGCTGGTGCTCTCGGTGGTCATGTGGGTGACCTGGCAGACCGGTGGTGACCGGTTCCAGTTCCGCGAGTCCTATCCGTGGATTCCGAACTGGGGCGTCAACTTCACCTTCGCCGCCGACGGCATCGCGCTGGTTATGCTGATGCTGATCGCGTTGCTGGTGCCGCTGGTGATCCTTGCGTCCTGGCACGATGCCGAGTCGTCCAAGCGGTCGGTACCGGTCTACTTCGCCCTGTTGCTGGTGCTCGAGTGCACGATGATCGGCGTCTTCGCCGCCGCCGACGTCTTCCTCTTCTACGTGTTCTTCGAGGTCATGCTCGTGCCGATGTACTTCCTCATCGGAAGTTACGGCGGACACCAGCGGCAGTACGCGGCCGTGAAGTTCTTCCTCTACTCGCTGGTCGGCGGCTTGTTCATGCTCGCCGCGGTGATCGGCCTCTGGGTGGTCGGTGGAAAGACCTTCGACTGGGTGGCGCTGTCGCAGGTGGACATCTCCACCGGTGCCGAGCGCTGGCTGTTCCTCGGCTTCTTCGTCGCCTTCGCCATCAAGGCGCCGTTCTTTCCGTTCCACACCTGGCTGCCGGACGCCGGTGGCGCTGCCCCCGCCGGTGCCGCCGCGTTGCTGGTCGGTGTGCTCGACAAGGTCGGAACGTTCGGCATTCTGCGCTACTGCCTTCCACTGTTCCCGGACGCGGCCAAGTGGTTCGCGCCGTGGGCGCTGGCGCTGGGCGTGATCGGCATCATCTACGCGGCGCTGCTCGCGGTCGGTCAGAACGACCTGAAGCGGCTGGTGTCGTACACCTCGATCGCGCACTTCGGCTTCATCGGGATCGGCATCTTCGCGTTCACCAGCCAGGCGGCCACCGGTGCGGTGCTCTACATGGTCAACCACGGGCTCGCCACCGGTCTGCTCTTCCTGGTGGTCGGGATGCTGGTCGCCCGCCGAGGCTCTGCGTTGATCAGCGACTTCGGCGGCGCCGGAAAGCTGGTTCCGCTGCTGGCCGGAGTGCTCTTCTTCGCTGGTCTCGCCTCGCTGGCGCTGCCCGGCACCGCACCGTTCATCTCCGAGTTCCTGGTGTTGATCGGCACCTTCTCGGTGAACAAGCCGGTGGCGGTGATCGCCACGGTCGGGATCATCCTGGCCGCCGCATACGTGCTGTGGATGGTGCAACGCACCACCCAGGGCACGCTCAACCCGGCGTTGACCGAGGTCGAGGGCATGAAGCGTGACCTGAACCTGCGCGAGAAGGTCGTGGTGGCCCCGCTGGTCGCGCTGATCGTGCTGCTTGGCTTCTACCCGAAGCCGGTCACGGATGTCATCAACCCTGCTGTCCAGGCGACGATGCAGGATATCGGCAAGACTGACCCGGCCCCGTCGGCCGGAACTCCACAGGAGGCGAGCCGGTGA